The Pseudomonas berkeleyensis genome includes a region encoding these proteins:
- a CDS encoding amino acid ABC transporter ATP-binding protein has product MSEAIKQPSAEPMILLQGVNKWYGQFHVLKDINLSVQQGERIVLCGPSGSGKSTTIRCINRLEEHQQGRIVVDGTELTSDLKHIEAIRREVGMVFQHFNLFPHLTVLQNCTLAPMWVRKMPKRQAEEIAMHFLERVRIPEQANKFPGQLSGGQQQRVAIARALCMKPKIMLFDEPTSALDPEMVKEVLDTMIGLAEDGMTMLCVTHEMGFARTVANRVIFMDKGEIVEQAEPNSFFTNPQNERTKLFLSQIIH; this is encoded by the coding sequence ATGAGTGAAGCAATCAAGCAACCCAGCGCTGAGCCGATGATCCTGCTGCAAGGCGTGAACAAATGGTACGGCCAGTTCCACGTGCTCAAGGACATCAACCTCAGCGTGCAGCAGGGCGAGCGTATCGTGCTCTGCGGCCCGTCCGGTTCGGGCAAGTCCACCACCATCCGCTGCATCAACCGCCTGGAGGAACACCAGCAGGGGCGCATCGTGGTCGATGGCACCGAGCTGACCAGCGACCTCAAGCACATCGAGGCGATCCGCCGCGAAGTGGGCATGGTGTTCCAGCACTTCAACCTGTTCCCGCACCTGACCGTGCTGCAGAACTGCACCCTGGCACCGATGTGGGTGCGCAAGATGCCCAAGCGCCAGGCTGAGGAAATCGCCATGCATTTCCTCGAGCGCGTGCGCATTCCGGAGCAGGCCAACAAGTTTCCGGGGCAGCTCTCCGGTGGTCAGCAACAGCGTGTGGCGATCGCCCGTGCGCTGTGCATGAAACCGAAGATCATGCTGTTCGATGAGCCGACCTCGGCACTCGATCCGGAGATGGTAAAAGAGGTTCTGGACACCATGATCGGCCTGGCCGAAGACGGCATGACCATGCTCTGCGTGACCCATGAAATGGGCTTCGCTCGCACCGTGGCCAACCGGGTGATCTTCATGGACAAGGGTGAGATCGTCGAACAGGCCGAACCCAACAGCTTCTTCACCAACCCGCAGAACGAGCGCACCAAGCTGTTCCTCAGTCAGATCATTCACTGA
- a CDS encoding sigma-54-dependent transcriptional regulator, protein MNRQRALIVDDEPDIRELLEITLGRMKLDTRSARNVKEAREWLAREPFDLCLTDMRLPDGTGLELVQHIQQRYPQVPVAMITAYGSLDTAINSLKAGAFDFLTKPVDLGRLRELVATALRIRSPECGETPVDSRLLGDSPPMKSLRKQIQKLSRSQAPVYISGESGSGKELVARLIHEQGPRVEQPFVPVNCGAIPSELMESEFFGHKKGSFTGAIEDKLGLFQAANGGTLFLDEVADLPLPMQVKLLRAIQEKAVRAVGGQQEVVVDVRILCATHKDLAAEVAAGRFRQDLYYRLNVIELRVPPLRERREDIAQLADVMLTRLADSTGLAAAKLHPDALEKLKNYRFPGNVRELENMLERAYTLCEDDQITPSDLRLADASGPSNEGGEASLAQIDNLEDYLEDIERKLIMQALEETRWNRTAAAQRLGLTFRSMRYRLKKLGID, encoded by the coding sequence ATGAACCGTCAGAGAGCACTGATCGTCGACGACGAGCCCGATATCCGCGAGTTGCTGGAAATCACCCTCGGACGCATGAAGCTGGACACCCGCAGCGCCCGCAACGTCAAGGAAGCACGCGAATGGCTGGCGCGCGAACCCTTCGATCTGTGCCTGACCGACATGCGCCTGCCCGACGGCACCGGCCTGGAACTGGTGCAGCACATCCAACAGCGCTACCCACAAGTGCCGGTGGCGATGATCACCGCCTACGGCAGCCTGGATACCGCGATCAACTCGCTCAAAGCCGGCGCCTTCGACTTCCTCACCAAACCGGTAGATCTCGGTCGCCTGCGCGAACTGGTCGCCACCGCCCTGCGCATCCGCTCCCCCGAGTGCGGGGAAACCCCGGTCGACAGCCGCCTGCTCGGCGATTCGCCGCCCATGAAGTCGCTGCGCAAGCAGATCCAGAAGCTCTCGCGCAGCCAGGCACCAGTCTATATCAGCGGTGAGTCGGGCAGCGGCAAGGAACTGGTCGCCCGCCTGATCCACGAGCAGGGCCCGCGCGTCGAACAGCCCTTCGTCCCGGTCAACTGCGGCGCCATCCCCTCTGAGTTGATGGAGAGCGAGTTCTTCGGGCACAAGAAAGGCAGCTTCACTGGCGCCATCGAAGACAAGCTGGGCCTGTTCCAGGCGGCCAATGGCGGCACGCTGTTCCTCGATGAAGTCGCCGACCTGCCGCTGCCAATGCAGGTAAAACTGCTGCGTGCAATTCAGGAAAAAGCCGTGCGCGCCGTCGGCGGTCAGCAGGAAGTGGTGGTCGACGTACGCATACTCTGCGCCACCCACAAGGATCTCGCCGCCGAAGTCGCCGCCGGCCGCTTCCGCCAGGATCTCTACTACCGCCTCAACGTCATCGAACTGCGCGTACCGCCGCTGCGTGAGCGTCGCGAAGATATCGCCCAGCTGGCCGACGTGATGCTCACGCGCCTGGCCGACAGCACCGGCCTTGCTGCTGCCAAGTTGCATCCCGATGCGTTGGAGAAACTGAAGAACTACCGCTTCCCCGGCAACGTGCGCGAGCTGGAAAACATGCTCGAGCGCGCCTATACCCTGTGCGAAGACGACCAGATCACACCCAGCGACCTGCGCCTGGCCGACGCCAGCGGCCCCAGCAACGAAGGCGGCGAAGCCAGCCTGGCGCAGATCGACAACCTCGAGGACTACCTCGAAGACATCGAGCGCAAACTGATCATGCAGGCCCTGGAAGAAACCCGCTGGAACCGCACGGCCGCAGCCCAGCGCCTTGGCCTTACCTTCCGCTCGATGCGCTATCGCCTGAAGAAGCTGGGCATCGACTGA